In a single window of the Flavivirga spongiicola genome:
- a CDS encoding arylsulfatase: MDLKYKICLVIICAAFCSCITKEKEPAKNAEKPNIIYILADDLGYGELGAYGQTKIETPNIDELASRGMLFTQHYSGAPVCAPARSVLMTGKHMGHSYIRGNDEWNTRGEKGDVWNYKKVVKDSTLEGQRPFPKETITIASLLKNSGYKTGMFGKWGLGAPHTESIPTKMGFDYFFGYNCQRQAHTYNPVHLYENDLRYHLTANDTIAPSTKLGKDEDPYALESYEKYNQPVYAPEISFEKLISFVDSTKEAPFFLYWASPIPHAPLQAPKKWVDHYVEKFGGEEPYSAKYKKGSRNGGYFPNRYPHATYAAMISYLDENVGKLVAHLKKIGKYDNTIIMFTSDNGPTYNGGTDSPWFNSGGPFNSEYGRGKGFLHEGGIRVPMIASWPGKIKAGTTTSHISAFWDVMPTLCDIAKIESPKDTDGISFKNTLITGNEENSQREHEYLYWEYPEYSGQVAVRMGKWKILWKNIKKGNKAIELYDLDNDLAETNNIADKHPEIVENLFEIIKREHKTPENETFIIKELEAIYNTK; encoded by the coding sequence ATGGATTTAAAATACAAAATATGTCTTGTAATAATATGTGCTGCCTTTTGTTCATGCATTACTAAAGAAAAAGAGCCTGCTAAAAATGCAGAAAAGCCTAACATCATTTATATTTTGGCAGACGACTTAGGGTATGGTGAATTGGGAGCATACGGACAAACAAAAATTGAAACACCAAACATTGACGAATTAGCCTCAAGGGGTATGCTATTTACCCAACATTATTCTGGAGCTCCGGTTTGCGCACCGGCAAGATCTGTTTTAATGACAGGCAAACATATGGGGCATTCTTACATTAGAGGTAATGATGAATGGAATACACGTGGAGAAAAGGGAGATGTATGGAATTATAAAAAAGTAGTTAAAGATTCTACGCTTGAAGGCCAAAGACCATTCCCAAAAGAAACGATTACTATTGCAAGCCTATTAAAGAACTCAGGGTATAAGACAGGTATGTTTGGAAAATGGGGCTTAGGAGCTCCACATACTGAATCTATTCCAACAAAGATGGGTTTTGATTATTTTTTCGGATACAATTGTCAAAGACAAGCACATACGTACAATCCTGTACATCTATATGAAAATGACCTTAGATATCATTTAACAGCCAATGATACCATTGCACCTTCTACAAAACTAGGTAAAGATGAAGACCCTTATGCTCTTGAAAGTTATGAAAAATATAACCAGCCTGTTTATGCTCCGGAAATTTCATTTGAAAAATTAATTTCATTTGTAGACAGCACGAAAGAAGCCCCATTCTTTTTGTACTGGGCAAGCCCTATACCACATGCACCACTTCAAGCACCAAAAAAGTGGGTGGATCATTATGTAGAAAAGTTTGGAGGCGAAGAACCATACTCAGCAAAGTATAAAAAAGGATCAAGAAATGGAGGCTACTTTCCTAACAGATATCCACATGCCACCTATGCGGCCATGATATCTTATTTAGATGAGAATGTGGGAAAACTAGTAGCACATTTAAAAAAGATAGGTAAGTATGATAATACAATAATCATGTTTACATCAGATAACGGACCAACATACAACGGAGGTACAGATTCCCCTTGGTTTAATAGCGGAGGCCCGTTTAATAGTGAATATGGTAGAGGAAAAGGCTTTTTACATGAAGGAGGAATAAGAGTTCCAATGATAGCTTCATGGCCTGGGAAAATAAAAGCTGGTACAACTACCAGTCATATTTCAGCCTTTTGGGATGTTATGCCAACCTTATGTGACATTGCAAAAATAGAATCTCCTAAGGATACAGATGGAATCAGTTTTAAGAATACACTTATAACAGGAAATGAAGAGAACAGCCAAAGGGAACATGAGTATCTATACTGGGAATATCCTGAATATAGCGGTCAGGTTGCGGTGAGAATGGGTAAATGGAAGATCCTTTGGAAAAACATAAAGAAAGGTAATAAAGCCATTGAACTCTATGATTTAGACAATGATTTGGCAGAAACAAATAATATAGCAGATAAACATCCGGAAATAGTTGAAAATTTATTTGAAATTATAAAAAGAGAGCACAAAACCCCGGAAAACGAAACTTTTATAATAAAAGAATTAGAAGCAATCTATAATACAAAATAA
- a CDS encoding DUF3472 domain-containing protein, which yields MKLKQYIFTLSLFLVFTSLTLSACSKKDDDPVDPKVEDPKEDPKDNTDFETLTFTPNESFFSPTGNLLAHLRDKTTGNEYNKNEYYDYITDWKVLTDTIIFGIDIKTEGDLIIKPEMGILASQEGSKLLIYLDNNSKEITLSATGALDTYVIQNEVTFEDVSVGFHTVKLQLKSLEDTSIGVGNLNNLHLTGPAAKNSENVMRRYRAKAVHCKWETESTKPIEISVHELTIISKSQDFYQPITTPFGYTGSTWDKDTQTFGGYNFSLWSYGQNDPVPPFYQESHLIAVGPGLEFGSYGHEGTGVKPRGDHPYVGVDTNVQTIAVRKVPGETYDTYWSYYLDPNDGHWKLYGCGKKYNADGEIEYLTTGAFVEVPGGAHKVRNGNVISETQYRGWQMDTSGNWHPINTMVGGTAQNNLSFRDWNIVNNKFSMQMGGWGEPGIEKKTLTLSNPDATPDYLKGAYIDELYKMPATFTDNAPVEVLNRSAKLSFNVLDMGTGASAEIFWDTEEGLTKEDKWTNKMPIAVNNGVNEFILDNLERNTDYYYRIKIKNDQGITWSYDTQKFKTTNVDGPAVIPVANFSASSTNITANQSVTFSDTSSNYPDSRLWTFEGGTPGTSTDENPVITYSTAGNYAVTLEVTNSAGSDTKTEMGYITVSEGGTGTLQAHYNFAGNLTDETSYHRDLSEEGGYTASYTADKDSNANNAYEAPGEGTKYLTNNNYKGIGTNEARTVTAWFKTTTAGSRKTIVSWGQNSEGKMFNVMIHEGRVRIEAGSCSLRSTTTGLDDDAWHHVAVTYNSADGDKLKDVKVYIDGALDTNTPDGTGNSYRSEIVVINTDISTNNIRIGSAEYNDSYFWQGAIDDVRIYSETLTESQILDIKNN from the coding sequence ATGAAACTAAAACAATATATATTCACCTTAAGTTTATTCTTAGTATTTACAAGCTTAACATTATCGGCATGTTCTAAAAAAGATGACGACCCTGTAGATCCTAAGGTAGAAGACCCTAAAGAAGATCCTAAAGATAATACGGACTTTGAAACATTAACGTTTACTCCAAATGAAAGTTTTTTCAGCCCTACAGGTAACTTGTTGGCACATTTAAGAGACAAAACAACAGGTAATGAGTATAATAAAAATGAATATTATGATTATATAACTGATTGGAAAGTACTTACAGATACGATCATTTTTGGTATAGATATAAAAACAGAAGGAGACTTAATTATTAAACCAGAAATGGGAATTCTGGCAAGTCAGGAAGGATCGAAGCTACTTATTTATTTAGATAATAACAGTAAAGAAATTACTTTATCAGCAACGGGTGCGTTAGATACTTATGTTATTCAAAATGAGGTAACTTTTGAAGACGTTTCTGTAGGTTTTCATACCGTTAAGTTGCAGTTAAAATCACTTGAAGATACTAGTATAGGTGTAGGAAACTTAAATAATTTGCATTTAACGGGGCCTGCCGCAAAAAATTCAGAAAATGTGATGCGCCGTTATCGGGCCAAAGCAGTACACTGCAAATGGGAAACAGAAAGTACAAAACCTATTGAAATTAGTGTACACGAACTTACTATTATTAGTAAATCGCAAGATTTTTATCAACCAATAACAACACCTTTCGGATATACAGGTTCAACATGGGATAAAGATACCCAAACATTTGGAGGTTATAATTTTTCACTTTGGTCTTATGGTCAAAATGATCCCGTTCCTCCATTTTATCAGGAAAGTCACTTAATAGCAGTGGGACCTGGCCTTGAATTTGGTTCTTACGGTCATGAAGGTACAGGAGTAAAACCACGGGGGGATCACCCTTATGTTGGAGTTGATACCAATGTTCAAACCATAGCAGTACGTAAAGTTCCTGGAGAAACCTACGACACCTATTGGAGCTATTATTTAGACCCCAATGATGGACATTGGAAATTATATGGTTGTGGTAAAAAATATAATGCCGATGGAGAAATAGAATATTTAACAACCGGAGCATTTGTAGAAGTACCTGGAGGCGCTCATAAAGTTAGAAACGGAAATGTAATAAGTGAAACTCAATATAGAGGCTGGCAAATGGATACTTCGGGAAATTGGCATCCAATTAATACCATGGTTGGTGGCACAGCCCAAAATAATTTGAGTTTTAGAGATTGGAATATTGTAAATAATAAATTCTCTATGCAAATGGGAGGCTGGGGTGAACCTGGAATTGAAAAGAAAACGCTCACATTAAGCAACCCAGATGCAACGCCTGATTACCTAAAAGGAGCATACATCGATGAGTTATACAAAATGCCTGCTACCTTTACGGATAATGCTCCTGTAGAAGTTTTAAACAGATCGGCAAAATTAAGCTTTAATGTATTAGATATGGGAACTGGTGCTTCTGCCGAAATATTTTGGGACACAGAAGAAGGTCTTACCAAAGAAGACAAATGGACTAACAAAATGCCTATAGCAGTTAATAACGGGGTAAATGAGTTTATATTAGATAATCTAGAGCGAAACACTGATTATTATTATAGAATCAAAATCAAAAATGATCAAGGCATAACATGGTCATACGATACACAAAAATTTAAAACAACTAATGTTGATGGTCCTGCAGTAATACCTGTAGCCAATTTTAGTGCAAGTAGCACAAATATAACAGCCAATCAGTCAGTTACTTTTTCAGATACGTCATCAAATTACCCAGACAGTCGCTTGTGGACTTTTGAAGGTGGGACACCAGGTACAAGTACAGATGAGAACCCCGTAATTACTTATAGTACAGCAGGAAATTATGCTGTTACACTAGAGGTTACTAATAGTGCAGGGTCGGATACTAAAACAGAAATGGGGTACATTACAGTTTCAGAAGGAGGTACAGGCACATTACAAGCTCATTATAATTTCGCAGGAAATTTAACAGATGAAACGTCTTATCATAGAGATTTATCTGAAGAAGGAGGCTATACAGCATCCTATACTGCTGATAAAGATTCGAATGCTAATAATGCTTATGAAGCGCCTGGAGAAGGCACCAAGTATTTAACAAATAACAACTATAAAGGTATTGGAACTAATGAAGCACGTACAGTTACGGCGTGGTTTAAAACAACAACAGCAGGCTCAAGAAAAACAATCGTTTCATGGGGGCAAAATTCAGAAGGTAAAATGTTTAATGTCATGATTCATGAGGGTAGAGTTAGAATTGAAGCAGGATCTTGTTCTTTAAGATCTACGACTACAGGGTTAGACGATGATGCATGGCACCATGTAGCAGTTACATACAATTCAGCCGATGGTGACAAGTTGAAAGATGTTAAAGTATATATAGACGGAGCCTTAGATACTAATACTCCTGATGGAACAGGAAATTCATACCGTTCAGAAATCGTTGTTATAAATACAGACATTTCAACAAATAATATACGTATAGGATCGGCAGAATATAATGATAGTTATTTCTGGCAGGGGGCTATTGATGATGTTCGGATTTACTCTGAAACTCTTACCGAATCACAGATTTTAGATATTAAAAATAATTAG
- a CDS encoding RagB/SusD family nutrient uptake outer membrane protein codes for MKNIKTLITFSLLLLFITACNDDFLEKLPQDSLAETNTFSTNSAIQAYAWQFYEMFEAHNERTEIRIDGDLTRRPGTGFGLNREADADLIQINTNGTGRDYIWGRVTLSGASDQWNVPYRQIRAANLLLKNVPDSNLEQIDKDHWLSVGLFFKAFNYFNLMKTYGDVPWLEELATNESEELFGPRTPRDEVAANILRDLLWAEAHIKDNVTLEKKEVDKSVVNALISQFGLFEGTWRKYHNLSNATTYLEASVTASEKLINEFPNLHPKFDELHNSESLNGVNGIILYKEYNEEENWSNMSTTFRASNSTWDITRKGIDKFLTKDGLSVTNPTTPEYQADRDMFAEFRNRDNRLLYMTPAPYFVTRVTNTTWTSTGNPADEEYFSVYESISDNLHKSLPDLNWRGNLVSRVPNFNQNRVAGFNRTFSGYRVWRHYNQHNTGTSSADFADAPIYRMGEILVNYAEATFELGQFNQSIADQTINKLRVRGEVAPIVIGNIDASFDPTGDPGVDPVLFEIRRERAIELMAEGFRREDLRRWKKMDYASEVKLGRWITAASQNNRVPIQNDASEGYVQTVPGTPPAFSDHYYLFPLPTDQLVINPQLEQNPGW; via the coding sequence ATGAAAAATATAAAAACCTTAATAACATTTTCATTACTCCTACTTTTTATAACGGCGTGTAATGATGATTTTTTAGAAAAATTACCACAGGATTCACTTGCGGAAACGAATACGTTTAGTACAAACAGTGCCATACAAGCCTATGCATGGCAATTTTATGAAATGTTTGAAGCACACAATGAAAGAACAGAAATCAGAATCGATGGTGATCTAACTAGAAGGCCAGGTACAGGCTTTGGGTTAAATAGAGAAGCAGATGCTGATTTAATTCAAATAAACACCAATGGTACAGGTAGAGATTATATTTGGGGTAGAGTGACGCTATCCGGGGCATCAGATCAATGGAATGTACCTTACCGCCAAATAAGAGCAGCCAATCTGTTACTTAAAAATGTGCCAGATTCTAACTTAGAACAAATTGACAAAGATCATTGGTTAAGTGTTGGTCTATTTTTTAAGGCATTCAATTATTTCAATTTAATGAAAACGTATGGCGATGTGCCATGGTTGGAAGAATTAGCAACCAATGAATCTGAGGAATTATTCGGACCAAGAACACCCAGAGATGAGGTAGCGGCAAATATTTTGAGAGACTTGTTATGGGCAGAAGCGCATATTAAAGATAATGTGACCTTAGAGAAAAAGGAAGTAGATAAAAGTGTGGTTAACGCACTAATCTCTCAATTCGGATTATTTGAGGGCACTTGGAGAAAATACCATAATTTAAGCAATGCTACTACATATTTGGAAGCAAGTGTTACGGCCTCAGAAAAATTGATAAATGAATTTCCTAACCTTCATCCAAAATTTGATGAACTTCATAATAGTGAATCTTTAAATGGAGTAAATGGCATTATATTATATAAAGAATATAATGAAGAAGAAAACTGGTCTAATATGTCTACAACATTTAGGGCATCAAACTCAACCTGGGATATTACGAGAAAAGGTATCGATAAATTTTTAACTAAAGATGGTCTAAGTGTAACCAATCCTACTACGCCAGAATATCAGGCAGATAGGGATATGTTTGCTGAATTTAGAAACAGGGATAACCGATTACTTTATATGACACCAGCACCATATTTTGTAACCAGAGTTACTAATACCACATGGACATCAACAGGGAACCCAGCAGACGAAGAATATTTTTCGGTTTACGAAAGCATTAGTGATAATCTTCACAAGAGCCTTCCGGACTTAAACTGGAGAGGAAACTTAGTTTCAAGAGTACCTAACTTCAATCAAAATAGAGTTGCTGGTTTTAATAGAACGTTTTCTGGATATAGAGTTTGGAGGCATTATAACCAACACAATACAGGAACTTCTTCAGCTGATTTTGCCGATGCTCCTATATATAGAATGGGTGAAATATTGGTAAATTATGCGGAGGCTACATTTGAACTAGGTCAATTTAACCAATCTATAGCAGATCAAACGATAAACAAGTTGAGAGTTAGGGGAGAAGTAGCACCCATAGTGATAGGAAATATAGATGCAAGTTTTGATCCGACAGGAGACCCAGGTGTAGATCCTGTATTATTTGAAATAAGACGTGAACGTGCTATAGAGCTCATGGCAGAAGGATTCAGAAGAGAAGATTTAAGACGTTGGAAAAAAATGGACTATGCTTCAGAAGTTAAACTAGGCAGATGGATTACAGCAGCTAGTCAGAACAATAGAGTCCCTATCCAAAATGATGCATCCGAAGGGTATGTACAGACTGTACCTGGAACTCCTCCAGCTTTTTCAGATCATTACTATTTGTTTCCATTACCAACCGATCAATTAGTGATTAACCCGCAGTTAGAACAAAACCCAGGATGGTAA
- a CDS encoding LamG-like jellyroll fold domain-containing protein, with product MNHIKKYIKSASLSLAMVMLLFSCTNDDGYFKGDIVKSDLAPVVSFTASETSVFFGSSVTFTDTSTGTPSLWTWNMPGATPSYSNEANPTVLYQSAGVYDVTLTVRNEHGADETVLVDYIEVTAPPIVDIDTKAQVRYTFDDDNLDSDLDKGIQDITATAGGATQYAIRPGGGGAYVCSGSNPLTIPGYTGVNGAGSRSVALWIKTTHAGTSGLVHWGNAGTFSRSSFKMQNTGVLRYEYQGGGHNASTVVNDGTWHHVAYTYDGDTIKIYVDGTEDFSVSGITVINTGNTGETDVNIGSQLGGSVWQGTMDDVRIFDTVLTPAEVLTLSEID from the coding sequence ATGAATCATATAAAAAAATATATAAAAAGTGCCTCATTGAGTTTGGCAATGGTCATGCTCCTTTTTTCTTGTACGAACGATGATGGCTATTTTAAAGGAGACATTGTAAAATCAGATCTTGCTCCGGTAGTATCTTTTACCGCATCTGAGACTTCTGTATTTTTCGGAAGTTCAGTAACATTTACTGATACTTCAACGGGCACACCAAGTTTATGGACCTGGAACATGCCGGGAGCAACACCAAGTTACAGTAATGAAGCTAACCCCACTGTTCTTTATCAAAGTGCTGGAGTATATGATGTGACTCTAACCGTGCGTAACGAACATGGTGCCGATGAAACGGTATTAGTAGATTATATTGAAGTAACAGCACCACCAATTGTAGATATTGACACTAAGGCACAAGTGAGATACACATTTGATGATGATAATTTAGATAGTGATCTTGATAAAGGTATACAAGATATCACGGCAACCGCTGGTGGTGCAACTCAATATGCCATTAGACCTGGCGGTGGTGGTGCTTATGTATGTAGTGGATCTAATCCGTTAACCATTCCCGGCTATACCGGAGTAAATGGTGCTGGGTCAAGATCTGTAGCGTTATGGATAAAAACAACCCATGCAGGAACATCAGGTTTAGTACATTGGGGTAATGCTGGTACATTTAGTCGTTCTTCATTTAAGATGCAAAATACTGGTGTTTTACGTTATGAGTACCAAGGGGGCGGACACAATGCTTCAACGGTTGTTAATGATGGAACATGGCATCACGTAGCTTATACCTATGATGGCGATACTATAAAGATATATGTAGACGGTACTGAAGATTTTTCTGTTTCTGGTATAACAGTTATTAATACTGGTAATACAGGAGAGACCGATGTAAATATAGGTTCCCAATTGGGAGGTTCTGTATGGCAAGGAACTATGGATGATGTTAGGATATTTGACACCGTATTAACGCCTGCAGAAGTTTTAACTTTAAGCGAAATTGATTAA